Below is a window of Desulfuromonas sp. TF DNA.
CCCTTTGGGGGCGAAGAAGGCCTCGACGTAGGAAAGGTTGCTGATCTTCCCTCGAACTTCAGGATTCTTCACCACCACGAACCGCCAGCACTGCAGGTTGGCCCAGGATGGCGCCAGGCGGGCCGCCTCGAGTACCATCCTGAGCTTCTCCTCCTCCACCGGTTTATTCTTAAATTTGCGGATGCTTCTCCGGGTACGGATCGCTTCCATGACGTCCATTGCGGTTCTCCTTTTTCTATCAGATTGGGCGGAATGCATTCACTCCTGCTTGATCGTCAAAACACCCGATCTCTGATCCTTGAACCTTGAACCGTGAACCTTACAGCACCACCAACTCCTCGCTGCTGAAGGTGATGTGCTTGAGGCCGTCCTTGGCGACCCAGAAGGTGTTCTCCACGCCGACGGCGCCGAGGCCGGGGTAGACGGCCTTGGGCTCGAAGGCGAAGGTCATGTTCTCTTCGAGGAGCTGGTCGGAGAAGCCGCGGGCGATGAAGGGGTATTCGTCAATCTCGGTGCCGATGCCATGGCCGATGAAGGAAACCTGGGCACCCGACGAGCCCATGAAGTGCTCCGCGTAGCCCATGTCCACGGCCATCCGGTGGCACTCGTCATACACCGCCCCCCAGGCGATCCCCGGCAGAGCGATCTGCTTGGCGTGCTGCTCGATCTTGACCATGTCGTCGTAGGCTTTCAGCAGCAGGTCGGGGAGGCCGCCGACGCAGAAGATGCGGGTCTGGTCGACGAGGTAGCCGTCGAAGGCGCCGGTGAAGTCCACCACGATCGGCTCGTTCGCCTCGATGCGCTTGTAGCTCGGCCCCTGCCCCACCGAAGGATTCACCCCGAGACCGCCCAGGGGTGTGTCGTTGAAGGCCGGCACGGCGCTGTCGGGGCCGGAGAAGACCTGTCCATAGAAAAGTTCCGAGTTGAAGCCGCGCATCCTGACCAGCCCCTGGTGGCCGGCCTTGCGGGCGGCATACTCGAGCTCGGCAGCCAGCTCAAGATCGGTCATGCCCACTTTGATCACCTCCCGGGCCCGTTGGCAGACCTTCTCAACCTGGAGGGCGGCATCCTTCATGATCTCGATCTCATAGCTTGATTTAACCGAGCGCACGGTACGGATGAGGTTCGAGACGTCGACGATCTCGCAGCCGGGGAGCACGTTCCGGAAACGTCCGAAGAGGGCTACGGGGAGGACGTCCAGTTCCATGCCGGCTTTCTTCGGCAGCGGCAGGTTGAAATCGGAGAGGATCTCGGGGATGTTGCGCGGGCTCTTGAAAGGGACGATCTCCTTCAGGCCGCACTCCATGCGCGCCCGGGTGTATTCCTTGCGCACCATATAGACCGGCTCGCCCGAGGCCGGAACATAGAGAACCCCCTGCTGAATGGAGCCGGTGAAGTAGAACAGATCGGCGTTCTGCAAGAGAAGAACGGCGTCGAGTCCGGCATCTTGCATCAGCCTTTGTAGTTTCTGGCACCGGTCCTTGAGCTCGCTGGCGGGGGTGATTCGCATTTTTTCCTCCGAGAGAATCAGATTGAAGAATAAAGTACTAATTTTTCACCACAGAGGCACAGAGGACACGGAGAAATCCATATTCCCGAGAAGATTTTTCTCTATGTTCTCCGTGCCTCCAGTGAGCGGAGCGAACGGGTGGTGTATCCATTGCATTCAAGCCGTAGCTGCCGCGATATCCGGGAGATCCAGCTCGCGGATGGCCATCTCGCGCAGCTTGAACTTCTGGATCTTGCCGCTGGCGGTCATGGGATAGTCCTCCACGAAAGTGACGTAGCGGGGGATCTTGAAATTGGCGATGCGGCCGCGGCAGAAATCCCGGATCTCCCCGGCGGTGCATTCGACCCCCTTCTTAAGTTTGACGGCGGCCATGACCTGCTCGCCGTACCTGCGGTCGGGGACGCCGTAGACCTGCACGTCGGAAATCTTGGGATGAGTGTACAGGAACTCTTCAATCTCGCGGGGGTAGATGTTTTCACCGCCTCGGATGATCATGTTCTTGATGCGGCCGGTGATCCGGCAATAACCGCCTTCGTCCATCACCGCCAGGTCACCGGTGTGGAGCCACCCCTCGGCATCGATGGCCCGAGCGGTCTCCTCGGGCATCTTGTAGTATCCCTTCATCACCAGGTAGCCTCGGGTACACAGCTCTCCCTGACCGCCGGGCGGAAGGATAGCGCCGCTTTCGATGTCGACAATCTTCATCTCGACATCGGGGAGGACCCGGCCGACGGTGGAAACGCGCAGCTCGATGGGATCGTCGGTGCGGGTTTGGGTGATGACCGGGGACGATTCGGTCTGGCCGTAAGCGATGGTTATTTCGGAGCAGTGCATGTCGCTGATGACCCGCTTCATCACCTCGATGGGACAGGGGGAGCCGGCCATGATGCCGGTGCGCAGAGTGGACAGGTCGTACTTTTTGAAGTTCGGATGCTCCAGTTCCGCGATAAACATGGTGGGAACCCCGTGCACGGCGGTGCATTTCTCAGCCTCGATGGTCCGCAGCACCTGCTCGGGATCGAAAGTCTCCACCGGCACCATGGCGGAGGCGTGGGAAACGCACGCGAGCACTGCCAGCACGCAGCCGAAGCAGTGGAAAAAGGGGACGGGGATGCAGAGGCGGTCCTCCTCGGTGAATTTCATACATTCGCCGATGTTGAACCCGTTGTTGACGATATTGTGATGGGTGAGCATGACCCCCTTGGGAAAGCCGGTGGTACCCGAGGTGTACTGCATGTTGATCACCTCGTGCTCATGGAGGCTCGCCTTGATGCGGGCCAGTTCGGCATTGCCGATCTCCTCCCCCATCCTTTCCAGCTCGGCATAAGCGAGCATCCCCGCGGGAGCCTCTTCTCCGAGGAAGACAATGTCCCTGAGAAACGGCAGCCGGCGGCTGAGCAGGCGACCGGGAGAAGCCTCCCATATTTCGGGAACGATCTCGCCGACGGTTTCCACGTAATCGGTGTCCTTGAACCCCTGCACCAGGAAGAGGGCGACGGAATCGGACTGTTTCAGCACGTACTCAAGTTCCGTCGATTTGTAATTGGTGTTGACGGTTACCAGAACGGCGCCGATCTTGGCCGTGGCGAACTGCAGCACCACCCACTCAGGCACATTGGTCGCCCAAATGGCGACATGATCCCCCTTGCGAATGCCGAGCCTCACCAACCCCTTGGCCACGCGGTCGGTAAGGTCGTCGAATTGCCGGTAGCTGTAGCGCAGCCCCCGGTCGGTATAAACAAGAGCATCCCTGTTCGGGAAACGGCGGGCGGCATCCTCCAGCAATCCGCCCATGGTGAAGTTCAGCGCCTCGGCCATGGGACAAATCCTCCGTGCTGCGGCGGGAAAACCGGCAGCAGTCTGCATGTTGATTTTCAAATGCTTAGTTTTAAACCGGTTTTTTTGATATCACAGCGGATTGTTTTCGTCAAATTTAAAAGTAGAGATGACCTGATGTCCGGCGGAAGCCAAAGACACGAAAACTGTTGATATGCCATCGGAATCGGGCTGACGGTTTTCATTTCTGCCTGGAAAGTGAACATAATTCAGGCCGGGTGATTTTTTTCTAGGCAAAAGGCCAGATATCGCGAGCCCCTCGCATCCGCACACCGGCCTGAGGTCCTTTTCCACAGTCCTATCCACAAATCATGTGGATGCACCTGCCCCCGGGAACGGAACGGACCTCTATTGAAGTTTCTCGGCCCGTATCACCTCGGGAGTGACCATCCCTCCGGACATGACGATTTTCATCGCCTCTTCAACACCGAAGGCTGCGGGATAAACCCTGTGCTCCTCAAGAATCAGAACGTAGCCGGAGGTGGGGTTGGGAGAGGTGGGGATGAAAACGGTGTGATACTTCTTGCCGGATGCGGAACGGACACTGTTGGTGATGAAGGCGATGGAATAGCTGTCCTCCATGGGGAATTGGACATAGACCGCCCGGCGAAAGCTGCCGTTTTTTCCCGCTGAAAACACATGGAGGATCTGCTTCGAGGAGGTGTAGATGGACTTCACGATGGGAATGCGGCTGAGCAGCCGTTCCCAGTAGTCCACCAGGCGGCGGCCGAACATGTTGGTGGCGACCACCCCGGCGCCGTAGATGACCAGGATTCCGGCGATCATCCCCAAGCCGGGGATGTAATGCCCCTCGCCGAAGAAGAAGTGCGCCGTTTTCTGGATGGCGGGAGCCAGGACGCCGTCGGCCAGGTTAAACAGGAAGCGGAGGATGAAAATGGTGATCCCCAGGGGGATGACCACCAACAACCCGGTGCCGAACCTGTTCTTGAGATGTTTGAGCAGCGACCGCCACAGGCCCGGCCTGCCGGTTGTCAACGTCGGTTCCTCCACGAAGCGCCTCCTGCCGGAATCGTTGGGTGAAATCCCTCGCCCTATGGCAAAGGGCATGTCTTTTCAGACATGCCCTTTGTATCACGATTCGCATCGAGAATCACCAGCTAACCTTCTTCGACGTACTCACACCCCAGGTCCTCGTCGGCCAGAAGGCCGGAGCAGTCGGGGCACACCCGTTCGCCGGTGTCCTCTGCAACCAGAAGTTCATCCTCAGCGTATAGCATTCCGCACCTGCTGCAGCGTTCATCCTTCATAAGAACCTCCTCTGATGTCTCATTCTAAAAGTTTACGGCAATCTCCAGAGAAGGCAAGGAGCAGGTCAGGATGCCATGGCGGATTCCAGCTCGGCAAGACGCTCCTTCAGCGCCTTTTCCTTTTTCCAGCGTTCGGTGGCGTCGCGCATGATGGCCGCAATCCCCCCCAGTGTTCCGTCATCGTCGCGCAGCATGACGATGGAGAATTCGACGGAGAGGCGGTGGCCGTCGCGATGGGCGGCCGGAACCGCCAGAAGTTTCGATCCATAGACGGTTTCACCCGTGGCCATGACCCGGTGATACCCTTCCCAGTGCCGGGCCCGCATCGGTTCCGGGATGATCAGGTCGAGACTCTGACCGAGAGCTTCCTCGGACGAGTAGCCGAAAAGAGAGGCGGCCCCGGCATTCCACAGGCGGATGATCCCCTGCCGGTCGGCCAGCATGATCGCATCCGGTGCTCCTTCGATGATCTGTCGGAAAGTATTGTCTTTCAGGGGTATCATCATTACGATTCCTTATGGGTTCTGGATGTAGGCGTTCCGGCGGGTGTAGAACCACCAGTTGAGGATCAGGCAGAGGAGGTAGAATACGGCGAATCCGTAGAGAGCGTATTCCGGAGTCGTCGCCTTGATCTGCTCTCCGAAGACCTGGGGAATGATGAATGCCCCGTAAGCGGCCACGGCGGAAGTCCAGCCCAGGACCGGTCCAGCCTGCTCCTTGTCGAAAATTATGGCGATGGAGCGGAAGGTGGAGCCGTTGCCAACACCGGTGGCTGCGAACAGAACGATGAAGAGAATGAGGAAGGGGACGAAGAACTTTTCCGGAGTCGGCGAGGCGTAGGCGGACTTCATGAAGTAGGCGCAGCCGAAGGCCGAGATTATCATGACGATGGAGACCCATTGAGTGACGATGGCTCCGCCGAGCTTGTCGGCGATTTTGCCGCCGACGGGACGGATCAGGGCGCCGATGAAAGGACCCATCCAGGCGTACATGAGAGCGCTGGGACCGTTCGGATTGGCCGTTCCGTGGGTCATCACCCCGTCAACGATGATATGGGAGAAACCGAAGATAACCTTGATGGAAAGGGCGAAGGCCGCGGAATAGCCGATGAAGGAGCCGAAGGTCATGGTGTAGATGATGGTCATGGCCCAGGTATGCTTGTTGCCGAAGATCTTGTATTGGCGCTCCAGGTTGGCCCGCAATCCTCCTGAGGTGAGGTATTTCATCCCGAAAACGGTCGCCGCGATGACCAGCGGCAGCACGATCCACTTGCTGAGCAGACCGAGTCCGACGGGGGCGGGAAGCAGCACGTAGAGGCCTGCGGCGGCGGTGATGAAGGCGATC
It encodes the following:
- a CDS encoding MFS transporter, which codes for MSNLYKWDVEDEHFWETEGKKIATRNLWISIPCLLCGFAVWLYWSIITVQMLNLGFPFSQSELFTLSAIAGLSGATLRIPSSFLIRIAGGRNTIFFTTALLMLPAVGTGIALQDMSTPIWVYYILALLSGIGGGNFASSMSNISFFFPKRVQGTSLGLNAGLGNFGVTTMQILIPLVMTAGIFGGDPMTLINTSGTLIGKIPAGTETYIHNAGYVWLVLLIPLAFASWFGMNNITIDAVSPHIGSPPHAFAKISGLLLIAFITAAAGLYVLLPAPVGLGLLSKWIVLPLVIAATVFGMKYLTSGGLRANLERQYKIFGNKHTWAMTIIYTMTFGSFIGYSAAFALSIKVIFGFSHIIVDGVMTHGTANPNGPSALMYAWMGPFIGALIRPVGGKIADKLGGAIVTQWVSIVMIISAFGCAYFMKSAYASPTPEKFFVPFLILFIVLFAATGVGNGSTFRSIAIIFDKEQAGPVLGWTSAVAAYGAFIIPQVFGEQIKATTPEYALYGFAVFYLLCLILNWWFYTRRNAYIQNP
- a CDS encoding AMP-binding protein, yielding MAEALNFTMGGLLEDAARRFPNRDALVYTDRGLRYSYRQFDDLTDRVAKGLVRLGIRKGDHVAIWATNVPEWVVLQFATAKIGAVLVTVNTNYKSTELEYVLKQSDSVALFLVQGFKDTDYVETVGEIVPEIWEASPGRLLSRRLPFLRDIVFLGEEAPAGMLAYAELERMGEEIGNAELARIKASLHEHEVINMQYTSGTTGFPKGVMLTHHNIVNNGFNIGECMKFTEEDRLCIPVPFFHCFGCVLAVLACVSHASAMVPVETFDPEQVLRTIEAEKCTAVHGVPTMFIAELEHPNFKKYDLSTLRTGIMAGSPCPIEVMKRVISDMHCSEITIAYGQTESSPVITQTRTDDPIELRVSTVGRVLPDVEMKIVDIESGAILPPGGQGELCTRGYLVMKGYYKMPEETARAIDAEGWLHTGDLAVMDEGGYCRITGRIKNMIIRGGENIYPREIEEFLYTHPKISDVQVYGVPDRRYGEQVMAAVKLKKGVECTAGEIRDFCRGRIANFKIPRYVTFVEDYPMTASGKIQKFKLREMAIRELDLPDIAAATA
- a CDS encoding Xaa-Pro peptidase family protein translates to MRITPASELKDRCQKLQRLMQDAGLDAVLLLQNADLFYFTGSIQQGVLYVPASGEPVYMVRKEYTRARMECGLKEIVPFKSPRNIPEILSDFNLPLPKKAGMELDVLPVALFGRFRNVLPGCEIVDVSNLIRTVRSVKSSYEIEIMKDAALQVEKVCQRAREVIKVGMTDLELAAELEYAARKAGHQGLVRMRGFNSELFYGQVFSGPDSAVPAFNDTPLGGLGVNPSVGQGPSYKRIEANEPIVVDFTGAFDGYLVDQTRIFCVGGLPDLLLKAYDDMVKIEQHAKQIALPGIAWGAVYDECHRMAVDMGYAEHFMGSSGAQVSFIGHGIGTEIDEYPFIARGFSDQLLEENMTFAFEPKAVYPGLGAVGVENTFWVAKDGLKHITFSSEELVVL
- a CDS encoding DUF502 domain-containing protein, with protein sequence MEEPTLTTGRPGLWRSLLKHLKNRFGTGLLVVIPLGITIFILRFLFNLADGVLAPAIQKTAHFFFGEGHYIPGLGMIAGILVIYGAGVVATNMFGRRLVDYWERLLSRIPIVKSIYTSSKQILHVFSAGKNGSFRRAVYVQFPMEDSYSIAFITNSVRSASGKKYHTVFIPTSPNPTSGYVLILEEHRVYPAAFGVEEAMKIVMSGGMVTPEVIRAEKLQ
- a CDS encoding PAS domain S-box protein, with amino-acid sequence MMIPLKDNTFRQIIEGAPDAIMLADRQGIIRLWNAGAASLFGYSSEEALGQSLDLIIPEPMRARHWEGYHRVMATGETVYGSKLLAVPAAHRDGHRLSVEFSIVMLRDDDGTLGGIAAIMRDATERWKKEKALKERLAELESAMAS